A window of the Lactuca sativa cultivar Salinas chromosome 5, Lsat_Salinas_v11, whole genome shotgun sequence genome harbors these coding sequences:
- the LOC111914989 gene encoding uncharacterized protein LOC111914989 encodes MADSLLSSIATFHTTKIIVTDPTKYSFIGSIPEAMLGRISASQVDKPTKRGKKPDNQKEGPVSKPTKGQTPKKQKSDKATSSQAQPKKQKKPARRLILQSTSDSDSEYVPPKHKNAPPSESESESSNEEASSRGDTPPRSPTQEIPVRSNPPSPSLVTIPVSIPPIFPIPTTQPFTTIPIPTPIFTDTTTTTGAHFTAPNPPVTEPPVTTDPLATSKPLSPTQSTETTPILGGEDLEFVSTYYRVQSDDDNDELVTKRHLKAVNEKLDQLLLSSSSDAYSEVVLKALFSSIVTKHSATLSAAAKPIKASTSQCQQASLAVDASTKECKEATAKAAAAKSAQTVNASVENLQRSLQSERSNLAAARQAIEATNETLHANVNDRLTQLKAELAVENRIMDELHRCTSQLKLQTHKLRSANAELNDLNSKREFIRSSAADVHSILLPLIEAHTLIITITIWQTSSEQHWTSLVASRVFR; translated from the exons ATGGCGGATTCTCTGCTCTCATCCATTGCTACCTTTCACACTACAAAAATCATTGTCACAGATCCAACCAAGTACTCTTTTATTGGATCCATCCCTGAAGCAATGCTCGGTCGTATCTCTGCATCGC AGGTTGACAAGCCAACAAAGAGGGGTAAGAAGCCTGATAATCAGAAGGAGGGACCTGTCTCTAAACCAACCAAGGGGCAAACCCCCAAGAAGCAAAAGTCTGATAAGGCTACAAGTTCTCAGGctcaaccgaagaagcagaaaaagCCTGCTAGGAGGCTTATACTACAATCCACAAGTGATTCAGATTCAGAGTATGTCCCTCCTAAGCATAAGAACGCTCCTCCTTCAGaatctgagagcgaaagctctAACGAAGAGGCTTCGAGCCGAGGTGATACTCCGCCTCGCTCCCCTACCCAAGAAATTCCAGTTCGCTCTAACCCTCCTTCACCTTCACTTGTAACCATCCCAGTATCCATCCCTCCTATATTTCCCATTCCCACCACTCAACCCTTCACTACAATTCCTATTCCTactcccattttcacagataccactacTACCACAGGAGCTCACTTTACTGCTCCCAATCCACCAGTAACCGAACCACCAGTCACAACCGACCCTCTAGCTACTTCAAAACCCTTATCACCCACTCAATCTACCGAAACAACCCCTATtctaggcggtgaggacttggaatttgtTTCCACGTATTACCGTGTGCAAAGCGATGATGATAACGATGAGCTTGTCACAAAGCGTCATCTCAAGGCGGTAAATGAAAAGCTTGATCAACTGCTTTTATCCTCCTCTTCCGACGCTTATTCTGAAGTTGTATTGAAGGCCTTGTTCTCCTCTATTGTTACAAAACACAGTGCCACATTATCTGCTGCAGCCAAACCAATTAAAGCCTCTACTTCACAGTGTCAACAAGCCTCTCTTGCTGTTGATGCTTctactaaggagtgcaaggaagcgaccgcaaaa GCTGCTGCTGCAAAGAGCGCTCAAACTGTCAACGCTTCAGTGGAGAACCTTCAACGGTCTCTTCAATCTGAACGTTCCAACCTCGCAGCTGCACGCCAAGCCATTGAAGCAACCAACGAAACTCTACACGCTAACGTCAATGACCGATTGACTCAGCTAAAGGCGGAGTTAGCTGTAGAGAATCGGATTATGGATGAACTACACAGGTGCACCTCACAGCTCAAACTGCAAACCCACAAGCTACGTTCTGCTAATGCTGAGCTTAATGACCTAAATTCAAAAAGGGAGTTCATTAGGAGTTCTGCTgctgatgttcactccatcctccttCCTCTCATTGAGGCTCACACTCTGATCATTACCATAACCATCTGGCAGACAAGCTCAGAACAgcattggacatccttagtcgcatcgagggtgttccggtga